The Streptomyces achromogenes genome window below encodes:
- a CDS encoding DUF3817 domain-containing protein, whose protein sequence is MDLKTASALRRLRLVSAPEAVSFLLLLVCSVLKRTTDFDAVPVMGWVHAGFFLLYLLFWADAWNRTKWPLKTAALYFVLAVLPTGGFFAERRLRRESQDAVIASRARKEGVVNA, encoded by the coding sequence GTGGACCTGAAGACCGCCTCCGCCCTCCGCCGCCTGCGCCTGGTCTCCGCCCCGGAGGCCGTGTCGTTCCTCCTGCTGCTGGTCTGCTCGGTGCTGAAGCGGACCACCGACTTCGACGCCGTGCCCGTGATGGGCTGGGTCCACGCCGGGTTCTTCCTCCTGTACCTGCTCTTCTGGGCGGACGCCTGGAACCGCACGAAGTGGCCCCTGAAGACCGCGGCCCTGTACTTCGTCCTCGCGGTCCTGCCGACCGGCGGTTTCTTCGCCGAGCGCCGGCTGCGCCGAGAGTCGCAGGACGCGGTCATCGCCTCCCGCGCCCGCAAGGAAGGCGTGGTGAACGCGTGA
- a CDS encoding MTH1187 family thiamine-binding protein produces the protein MIVAFSVTPLGVGEDVGEYVADAVRVVRDSGLPNRTDAMFTSVEGEWDEVMDVVRRAVAAVEARAPRVSLVLKADIRPGVTDGLTSKVATVERHLAP, from the coding sequence GTGATCGTCGCCTTCTCCGTCACTCCCCTGGGTGTCGGCGAGGACGTCGGCGAGTACGTCGCCGACGCCGTTCGGGTGGTCCGCGACTCCGGCCTGCCGAACCGCACCGACGCCATGTTCACCTCGGTCGAGGGCGAGTGGGACGAGGTGATGGACGTCGTCCGGCGGGCCGTCGCCGCCGTCGAGGCCCGCGCCCCGCGCGTCTCCCTCGTCCTGAAGGCGGACATCCGCCCCGGTGTGACGGACGGCCTCACCTCGAAGGTGGCGACCGTGGAGCGGCACCTCGCGCCGTGA
- a CDS encoding AIM24 family protein yields MFRLQGSKVLAVDMTGDAVKAKNGSMVAYDGQMAFKKLSGGGEGIRGMVTRRLTGEQMTVMEVRGQGTCWFADRASEINLVQLRGDKLFVESSNLLATDAGLRTGTSFTGVRGATQGNGLFTTTVEGTGQAAITSDGPAVVLRVSPQYPLTVDPGAYVAHQGNVRQSFQSGVTFRTFLGEGGGEAFQIRFEGDGLVYVQPSERNTIAGDV; encoded by the coding sequence ATGTTTCGACTCCAAGGCAGCAAGGTGCTCGCCGTCGACATGACCGGGGACGCCGTGAAGGCGAAGAACGGCTCGATGGTCGCGTACGACGGGCAGATGGCCTTCAAGAAGCTCAGCGGCGGCGGTGAGGGCATCCGGGGCATGGTGACCCGGCGGCTCACCGGCGAGCAGATGACCGTGATGGAGGTGAGGGGGCAGGGCACCTGCTGGTTCGCCGACCGGGCCAGTGAGATCAACCTCGTGCAGCTCCGGGGCGACAAGCTGTTCGTCGAGTCGAGCAACCTGCTCGCGACCGACGCCGGCCTGCGCACGGGCACCAGCTTCACGGGGGTGCGCGGCGCGACCCAGGGCAACGGGCTGTTCACGACGACCGTCGAGGGCACCGGCCAGGCGGCGATCACCTCGGACGGGCCGGCCGTGGTGCTGCGCGTCAGCCCGCAGTACCCGCTCACCGTCGACCCCGGCGCCTATGTCGCGCACCAGGGCAACGTCCGGCAGTCCTTCCAGTCGGGGGTGACGTTCCGCACGTTCCTGGGCGAGGGCGGCGGCGAGGCCTTCCAGATCCGCTTCGAGGGGGACGGCCTGGTGTACGTCCAGCCGAGCGAGCGCAACACGATCGCGGGGGACGTGTGA
- a CDS encoding AIM24 family protein → MTFREINSKMIEATVVPGARLFSQRGAMLAYRGEVSFTPNVQGGQGGVMSMIGRRLANEDTPLMTVEGSGTVLFGHGGHHVQVIRLSGDTLCVEADRLLAFEGTLQQGTMFLGSQGGVMGMVRGQISGQGLFTTTLKGHGAVAVMAHGGVFEVPITPQRPVHVDPQAYVAHHGDVRNKLSTALGWRDMVGRGSGEGFQLELSGSGAVFVQASEERL, encoded by the coding sequence ATGACCTTCCGTGAGATCAACTCCAAGATGATCGAGGCGACCGTCGTCCCCGGCGCCCGGCTGTTCAGCCAGCGCGGGGCCATGCTGGCCTACCGCGGCGAGGTGTCCTTCACCCCCAACGTCCAGGGCGGGCAGGGCGGGGTGATGTCCATGATCGGGCGGCGGCTCGCCAATGAGGACACGCCGCTGATGACCGTCGAGGGCAGCGGCACGGTCCTCTTCGGGCACGGCGGGCACCATGTCCAGGTCATCCGGCTCAGCGGCGACACGCTGTGCGTCGAGGCGGACCGCCTGCTCGCCTTCGAGGGCACCCTCCAGCAGGGCACGATGTTCCTCGGCTCGCAGGGCGGCGTCATGGGCATGGTCCGCGGCCAGATCAGCGGACAGGGGCTGTTCACCACCACCCTCAAGGGCCACGGGGCGGTCGCCGTGATGGCCCACGGCGGGGTGTTCGAGGTCCCGATCACCCCGCAGCGCCCGGTGCACGTCGACCCCCAGGCCTACGTCGCCCACCACGGCGACGTCCGCAACAAGTTGTCGACGGCGCTCGGCTGGCGGGACATGGTGGGCCGCGGTTCCGGCGAGGGCTTCCAGCTCGAGCTGAGCGGCAGCGGTGCGGTGTTCGTCCAGGCGTCGGAGGAGAGGCTGTGA
- a CDS encoding AIM24 family protein — translation MYGAPGGGPTVHDPMTLPVDDNVNSYTFCVELKGSQWFLQKGKMIAYYGSIDFNGVGHGRLDRLVRTSFHSPLHASDWVVAEGSGKMLLADRAFDVNSYDLEEGNLTIRSSNLLAFQPSLSLKQSIVPGFLTLIGTGKFVAASNGPVVFMEPPLRVDPQALVGWADCPSPCHHYDHGYMTGVMGGLRALTGLGGASGEEHQFEFVGAGTVLLQSTETLMAEQATGAVPHEPGVPGAGGVPGGHGGHGAPSGAPRLPGQLGDLQRRFGL, via the coding sequence ATGTACGGGGCTCCGGGCGGCGGCCCGACGGTGCACGACCCCATGACCCTGCCGGTCGACGACAACGTGAACAGCTACACCTTCTGCGTGGAGCTCAAGGGGAGCCAGTGGTTCCTGCAGAAGGGGAAGATGATCGCCTACTACGGGTCGATCGACTTCAACGGCGTCGGACACGGCCGGCTGGACCGCCTGGTGCGCACTTCCTTCCATTCGCCTCTGCACGCGAGCGACTGGGTCGTGGCGGAGGGCTCGGGCAAGATGCTCCTCGCCGACCGGGCCTTCGATGTGAACTCGTACGACCTCGAAGAGGGCAACCTGACCATTCGCTCGAGCAATCTGCTCGCTTTTCAGCCAAGTCTGTCGCTCAAGCAGTCGATCGTGCCGGGATTTCTCACCCTCATCGGAACGGGAAAGTTCGTGGCCGCATCCAACGGTCCGGTGGTGTTCATGGAACCTCCGCTCCGGGTGGACCCCCAGGCCCTCGTCGGCTGGGCCGACTGCCCCTCCCCGTGCCATCACTACGACCACGGGTACATGACCGGCGTCATGGGCGGTCTACGTGCGCTGACGGGCCTGGGCGGCGCCTCCGGGGAGGAGCACCAGTTCGAGTTCGTGGGCGCCGGGACGGTGCTGCTTCAATCGACCGAGACCCTGATGGCCGAGCAGGCCACGGGGGCGGTTCCGCACGAGCCCGGAGTGCCCGGCGCGGGCGGCGTCCCAGGTGGACACGGGGGCCACGGCGCGCCGTCAGGCGCACCGCGCCTTCCCGGACAGCTGGGGGACCTCCAGCGTCGCTTCGGGCTGTGA
- a CDS encoding matrixin family metalloprotease gives MAGRRGPDRSGRAITAFLLAATLAAVCVGQAPRTPACSLARGELTVEDLPTGSSVRDCPVVGRVVTHDGAGLAVPEPGTTVSVDSLTADGSAHGFTLTVAADGTVSYAYEAHTEAVRGSRADAPAPCADSAYATAGRKAYGTYEWFLGDGHWPGGISRAGARRAFEEAVATITASRNDCGLDDRVAAKARYLSTTSGKADIDRETRCMRPDGLSVWDAGDLGGDAVATTCSWSRPAPGGGPEELLEADVRFNTHDHAFTDDPSGACTAAYDLRSVATHEAGHVFGLAHSGAGHENLTMFASSFACSTSARTLGKGDVLGLRTLY, from the coding sequence GTGGCAGGGCGGCGCGGGCCGGACCGTTCCGGCAGGGCGATCACGGCGTTCCTCCTGGCGGCGACGCTGGCGGCGGTCTGCGTGGGCCAGGCGCCCCGGACGCCCGCCTGTTCGCTCGCCCGGGGCGAGCTCACCGTCGAGGACCTGCCCACCGGCTCCTCCGTGCGCGACTGCCCCGTGGTCGGGCGCGTGGTCACCCACGACGGCGCGGGCCTGGCCGTGCCGGAGCCCGGCACGACGGTCAGCGTCGACTCCCTCACCGCGGACGGGTCGGCGCACGGCTTCACCCTGACGGTCGCCGCCGACGGCACGGTCTCCTACGCCTACGAGGCCCACACCGAGGCCGTCCGGGGCAGCCGCGCCGACGCCCCCGCCCCCTGCGCCGACTCCGCCTACGCCACCGCGGGCCGCAAGGCGTACGGCACGTACGAGTGGTTCCTCGGCGACGGCCACTGGCCGGGCGGGATCTCCCGCGCCGGGGCCCGCCGGGCCTTCGAGGAGGCCGTCGCCACCATCACCGCCAGCCGCAACGACTGCGGTCTCGACGACCGGGTCGCCGCGAAGGCCCGCTATCTGTCGACCACCTCCGGCAAGGCCGACATCGACCGGGAGACCCGCTGCATGCGCCCCGACGGCCTGAGCGTCTGGGACGCGGGCGACCTCGGCGGCGACGCCGTCGCCACCACCTGCTCCTGGAGCCGCCCGGCGCCCGGCGGGGGACCCGAGGAACTGCTCGAGGCCGACGTCCGCTTCAACACCCACGACCACGCGTTCACCGACGACCCGTCCGGCGCCTGCACCGCCGCGTACGACCTGCGCAGCGTCGCCACGCACGAGGCCGGGCACGTCTTCGGCCTCGCCCACTCCGGCGCCGGACACGAGAACCTCACCATGTTCGCGAGCTCGTTCGCCTGCTCCACGAGCGCCCGCACCCTGGGCAAGGGAGACGTCCTCGGCCTGCGCACCCTCTACTGA